From the Hyalangium gracile genome, one window contains:
- a CDS encoding response regulator: MPEGVLRVLVVDDDPDLLDLVARSLRAYGIEVETHLSALGVSTRIRESRPDVVLIDVNFPSLKGDKVVSLARSQAPAGTKFILYSASDESQLRALASTSGADGYLSKSVQGAELAQKIESFRHKPPRPTPVPLV; this comes from the coding sequence ATGCCTGAGGGGGTGCTCCGCGTGCTGGTCGTGGATGACGACCCGGATCTGCTGGATCTGGTGGCGCGCTCGCTGCGCGCCTACGGCATCGAGGTGGAGACGCACCTGTCCGCATTGGGCGTCTCCACCCGCATCCGCGAGTCCAGGCCGGACGTGGTCCTCATCGACGTGAACTTCCCCTCCCTCAAGGGAGACAAGGTGGTGTCGCTGGCGCGCTCCCAGGCGCCAGCGGGGACCAAGTTCATCCTCTATTCGGCCTCGGATGAGTCCCAGCTTCGCGCGCTCGCCAGCACCTCGGGCGCGGATGGCTACCTCTCCAAAAGCGTCCAGGGAGCCGAGCTTGCGCAGAAGATCGAATCCTTCCGCCACAAGCCTCCCCGCCCCACGCCCGTGCCGCTGGTCTGA